In a genomic window of Phacochoerus africanus isolate WHEZ1 chromosome 6, ROS_Pafr_v1, whole genome shotgun sequence:
- the DGAT1 gene encoding diacylglycerol O-acyltransferase 1 isoform X2, producing MGDRSGAGGSRRRRTGSRPSSQSGSGFAAAEEEVRDVGAGGDAPTPDKDKDGHDDVSSGHWDLRCHRLQDSLFSSDSGFSNYRGILNWCVVMLVLSNARLFLENLIKYGILVDPIQVVSLFLKDPYSWPALCLVIVANVFAVTAFQVEKRLAVGALTEQAGLLLHVANLATILCFPAAVAFLLESITPVGSLLALMVYAVLFLKLFSYRDVNLWCRERRATAKAKAASADLYYFLLAPTLCYELNFPRSPRIRKRFLLRRLLEMLFLIQLQVGLIQQWMVPTIQNSMKPFKDMDYSRIIERLLKLAVPNHLIWLIFFYWLFHSCLNAVAELLQFGDREFYRDWWNSESVTYFWQNWNIPVHKWCLRHFYKPMLRRGSSKWVARMGVFLASAFFHEYLVSIPLRMFRLWAFTGMMAQIPLAWIVGRFFRGNYGNAAVWLSLIIGQPVAVLMYVHDYYVLHHEAPTAGA from the exons ATGGGCGACCGCAGCGGCGCGGGCGGCTCCCGGCGCCGGAGGACGGGGTCGCGGCCCTCCAGCCAGAGCGGCAGCGGGTTCGCGGCCGCAGAAGAGGAGGTGCGGGACGTAGGCGCCGGGGGGGACGCACCGACCCCGGACAAGGACAAGGACGGACACGACGATGTGAGCAGCGGCCACTGGGATCTGAG GTGCCACCGCCTGCAGGATTCTTTGTTCAGTTCAGACAGCGGTTTCAGCAACTACCGTGGCATCCTGAACTGGTGTGTGGTCATGCTG GTCTTGAGCAATGCACGGCTGTTTCTGGAGAACCTCATCAA GTACGGCATCCTGGTAGACCCCATCCAGGTGGTGTCTCTGTTCCTGAAGGACCCCTATAGCTGGCCTGCCCTGTGCCTGGTTATTG TGGCCAACGTCTTTGCTGTGACTGCGTTCCAGGTGGAGAAGCGCCTGGCCGTG GGTGCCCTGACCGAGCAGGCGGGGCTGCTGCTCCACGTGGCCAACCTGGCCACCATCCTCTGCTTCCCAGCGGCCGTGGCTTTCCTGCTGGAGTCCATCACTCCAG TGGGCTCCCTGCTGGCTCTGATGGTCTACGCCGTCCTCTTCCTCAAGCTGTTCTCCTACCGGGACGTCAACCTGTGGTGCCGAGAGCGCAGGGCTACTGCCAAGGCCAAGGCCG CTTCTGCAG ATCTCTACTACTTCCTCCTGGCCCCGACTCTGTGCTACGAGCTCAACTTTCCCCGCTCCCCGCGCATCCGAAAGCGCTTCCTGCTGCGGCGGCTCCTGGAGATG CTGTTCCTCATCCAGCTGCAGGTGGGGCTGATCCAGCAG TGGATGGTCCCCACCATCCAGAACTCCATGAAGCCCTTCAAG GACATGGACTACTCACGCATCATCGAGCGCCTCCTGAAGCTGGCG gTGCCCAACCACCTCATCTGGCTCATCTTCTTCTACTGGCTCTTCCACTCCTGCCTGAACGCTGTGGCTGAGCTCCTGCAGTTTGGAGACCGGGAGTTCTACCGGGACTGGTG GAACTCGGAGTCTGTCACCTACTTCTGGCAGAACTGGAACATCCCTGTACACAAGTGGTGCCTCAG ACACTTCTACAAGCCCATGCTGCGGCGGGGCAGCAGCAAGTGGGTAGCCAGGATGGGGGTGTTCCTGGCTTCAGCCTTCTTCCACGAG TACCTGGTGAGCATCCCTCTGCGCATGTTCCGCCTCTGGGCCTTCACGGGCATGATGGCTCAG ATCCCGCTGGCTTGGATAGTGGGCCGCTTCTTCCGTGGCAACTACGGCAACGCGGCTGTGTGGCTGTCGCTCATCATCGGGCAGCCGGTGGCCGTGCTCATGTACGTCCACGACTACTACGTGCTCCACCACGAGGCCCCGACGGCGGGGGCCTGA
- the DGAT1 gene encoding diacylglycerol O-acyltransferase 1 isoform X1 encodes MGDRSGAGGSRRRRTGSRPSSQSGSGFAAAEEEVRDVGAGGDAPTPDKDKDGHDDVSSGHWDLRCHRLQDSLFSSDSGFSNYRGILNWCVVMLVLSNARLFLENLIKYGILVDPIQVVSLFLKDPYSWPALCLVIVANVFAVTAFQVEKRLAVGALTEQAGLLLHVANLATILCFPAAVAFLLESITPVGSLLALMVYAVLFLKLFSYRDVNLWCRERRATAKAKAASAGKKANGGAAQHSVSYPDNLTYRDLYYFLLAPTLCYELNFPRSPRIRKRFLLRRLLEMLFLIQLQVGLIQQWMVPTIQNSMKPFKDMDYSRIIERLLKLAVPNHLIWLIFFYWLFHSCLNAVAELLQFGDREFYRDWWNSESVTYFWQNWNIPVHKWCLRHFYKPMLRRGSSKWVARMGVFLASAFFHEYLVSIPLRMFRLWAFTGMMAQIPLAWIVGRFFRGNYGNAAVWLSLIIGQPVAVLMYVHDYYVLHHEAPTAGA; translated from the exons ATGGGCGACCGCAGCGGCGCGGGCGGCTCCCGGCGCCGGAGGACGGGGTCGCGGCCCTCCAGCCAGAGCGGCAGCGGGTTCGCGGCCGCAGAAGAGGAGGTGCGGGACGTAGGCGCCGGGGGGGACGCACCGACCCCGGACAAGGACAAGGACGGACACGACGATGTGAGCAGCGGCCACTGGGATCTGAG GTGCCACCGCCTGCAGGATTCTTTGTTCAGTTCAGACAGCGGTTTCAGCAACTACCGTGGCATCCTGAACTGGTGTGTGGTCATGCTG GTCTTGAGCAATGCACGGCTGTTTCTGGAGAACCTCATCAA GTACGGCATCCTGGTAGACCCCATCCAGGTGGTGTCTCTGTTCCTGAAGGACCCCTATAGCTGGCCTGCCCTGTGCCTGGTTATTG TGGCCAACGTCTTTGCTGTGACTGCGTTCCAGGTGGAGAAGCGCCTGGCCGTG GGTGCCCTGACCGAGCAGGCGGGGCTGCTGCTCCACGTGGCCAACCTGGCCACCATCCTCTGCTTCCCAGCGGCCGTGGCTTTCCTGCTGGAGTCCATCACTCCAG TGGGCTCCCTGCTGGCTCTGATGGTCTACGCCGTCCTCTTCCTCAAGCTGTTCTCCTACCGGGACGTCAACCTGTGGTGCCGAGAGCGCAGGGCTACTGCCAAGGCCAAGGCCG CTTCTGCAGGTAAGAAGGCCAACGGGGGCGCCGCCCAGCACAGCGTGAGCTACCCCGACAACCTGACCTACCGCG ATCTCTACTACTTCCTCCTGGCCCCGACTCTGTGCTACGAGCTCAACTTTCCCCGCTCCCCGCGCATCCGAAAGCGCTTCCTGCTGCGGCGGCTCCTGGAGATG CTGTTCCTCATCCAGCTGCAGGTGGGGCTGATCCAGCAG TGGATGGTCCCCACCATCCAGAACTCCATGAAGCCCTTCAAG GACATGGACTACTCACGCATCATCGAGCGCCTCCTGAAGCTGGCG gTGCCCAACCACCTCATCTGGCTCATCTTCTTCTACTGGCTCTTCCACTCCTGCCTGAACGCTGTGGCTGAGCTCCTGCAGTTTGGAGACCGGGAGTTCTACCGGGACTGGTG GAACTCGGAGTCTGTCACCTACTTCTGGCAGAACTGGAACATCCCTGTACACAAGTGGTGCCTCAG ACACTTCTACAAGCCCATGCTGCGGCGGGGCAGCAGCAAGTGGGTAGCCAGGATGGGGGTGTTCCTGGCTTCAGCCTTCTTCCACGAG TACCTGGTGAGCATCCCTCTGCGCATGTTCCGCCTCTGGGCCTTCACGGGCATGATGGCTCAG ATCCCGCTGGCTTGGATAGTGGGCCGCTTCTTCCGTGGCAACTACGGCAACGCGGCTGTGTGGCTGTCGCTCATCATCGGGCAGCCGGTGGCCGTGCTCATGTACGTCCACGACTACTACGTGCTCCACCACGAGGCCCCGACGGCGGGGGCCTGA